One Ahaetulla prasina isolate Xishuangbanna chromosome 1, ASM2864084v1, whole genome shotgun sequence DNA window includes the following coding sequences:
- the GUSB gene encoding beta-glucuronidase isoform X1 produces MRLLLCACCVLLGWRPAGALDSGMLYPRESSSRELKDLSGLWSFRADWSEQRNAGFVEQWYSRPLRQTGPVMDMPVPASFNDITQDPKLRRFIGWVWYEKEVLPPARWFLRDTGTRIVLRIGSAHYYSVVWVNGVEVTEHEGGHLPFEVEISEILHRSPKEPCRITMAINNTLTPHTLPPGTIQYMDDESMYPKGYFVQNTRFDFFNYAGIHRPVLLYTTPLAYIDDITVTMALKGNVGLVRYLVSVRGSSDYFLSLTLYDSDRFAVATGNGSAGELKVMDPFLWWPYLMNERPGYLYSLKAPEAFLEPPGGRKRLPRLQSPSGTGLSDVSGLPELPITLSAVVDGSISEDTYVQPVGIRTIFVARNQFLINGKPFYFHGVNKHEDADIRGKGLDWPLIMKDFNLLHWLGANSFRTSHYPYAEEIMELCDAYGIVVIDESPGVGMRDSLNFGNQSLQHHLVVMEELIRRDKNRPSVVMWSVANEPASELPVAAYYFKTVIAHTKALDPTRPVTFVSNANYLRDQGAPYVDVICVNSYFSWYHDAGHLEVIQPQLKTQFENWYTTHQKPIIQSEYGADTISGFHADPPLMFSEEYQEAVLKEYHAVLDQKKEEYVIGELIWNFADFMTEQGVTRVMGNKKGIFTRQRQPKAAAFVLKKRYWKIANESRSQMPPAPCSACLP; encoded by the exons ATGAGGTTGCTGCTTTGTGCTTGCTGTGTCCTGCTGGGATGGCGTCCGGCTGGAGCCCTGGACAGTGGGATGCTCTACCCACGGGAGTCATCCTCCAGGGAGCTGAAGGATCTCAGCGGCCTCTGGAGCTTCAGGGCAGACTGGTCAGAGCAAAGGAATGCAGGATTCGTGGAGCAGTGGTACAGCCGGCCACTTCGGCAG ACAGGGCCTGTGATGGACATGCCAGTCCCTGCCAGCTTCAATGACATAACTCAAGATCCAAAGTTGCGGAGATTTATTGGCTGGGTGTGGTACGAGAAAGAGGTGCTTCCACCGGCTCGCTGGTTCTTGAGAGATACTGGGACTCGTATTGTGCTCCGAATTGGCAGTGCACACTACTACTCTGTTGTG TGGGTGAATGGAGTGGAAGTCACTGAGCACGAAGGAGGACACCTCCCTTTTGAAGTGGAGATCAGTGAAATCTTGCATAGGAGTCCCAAAGAGCCCTGCCGCATCACCATGGCAATCAATAACACTCTGACACCGCACACACTGCCTCCAGGAACAATTCAGTATATGGATGATGAGTCCAT GTATCCAAAGGGCTACTTTGTTCAAAACACAAGATTTGATTTCTTCAACTATGCTGGAATTCACCGCCCCGTCTTACTCTACACCACACCCTTGGCCTACATTGACGATATCACAGTAACCATGGCCTTGAAGGGAAATGTTG GCCTGGTTCGTTATTTGGTGTCTGTACGAGGAAGCTCAGACTACTTTTTATCCCTGACTTTGTATGACAGTGACCGTTTTGCCGTAGCAACAGGAAACGGGTCAGCTGGTGAACTGAAAGTGATGGATCCTTTTCTCTGGTGGCCCTACTTGATGAACGAACGTCCTGGATACCTCTACTCCTTGAAG gctccggaggcttttcttgagcctccgggagggcgaaaacggctccccaggctccagagcccctCTGGAACGGGCCTATCAGACGTTTCTggtcttcctgaacttccg ATCACGCTTTCCGCCGTTGTGGATGGCTCCATCTCTGAAGACACCTATGTGCAGCCAGTTGGTATCcgaaccatctttgttgctcgcaACCAGTTTCTTATTAATGGGAAACCATTCTATTTTCACGGGGTCAACAAACATGAAGATGCTGAT ATCCGTGGCAAGGGCCTCGACTGGCCTCTGATCATGAAGGATTTCAACCTTCTGCACTGGCTGGGAGCCAATTCCTTTCGCACCAGCCATTATCCGTATGCTGAGGAGATCATGGAGCTTTGTGATGCTTATGGCATTGTCGTGATTGACGAGAGCCCAGGAGTAGGCATGCGTGACAG TCTGAACTTTGGAAACCAGTCTCTGCAACACCACCTTGTTGTGATGGAAGAGCTGATCCGGCGGGACAAAAACCGACCCTCGGTTGTGATGTGGTCAGTAGCCAATGAGCCAGCCTCAGAGTTGCCTGTGGCTGCTTACTACTTCAA GACAGTGATAGCCCACACCAAAGCTTTGGACCCCACCCGGCCTGTGACATTTGTCTCAAATGCTAATTACCTCCGAGATCAGGGG GCACCTTATGTGGATGTCATCTGTGTGAATAGCTACTTCTCCTGGTACCATGATGCAGGACACCTGGAAGTGATCCAGCCGCAGCTGAAGACACAGTTTGAGAACTGGTATACTACCCACCAAAAGCCCATCATTCAGAGTGAATATGGAGCTGACACCATCAGCGGCTTTCATGCT GACCCCCCTCTCATGTTCTCTGAGGAATACCAGGAAGCTGTACTCAAGGAGTATCATGCTGTCTTAGATCAAAAGAAGGAGGAGTACGTGATTGGAGAGCTCATCTGGAATTTTGCCGATTTTATGACAGAACAAG GGGTGACACGCGTCATGGGTAACAAGAAAGGGATTTTCACTCGCCAACGCCAACCGAAAGCCGCTgcctttgttttgaaaaaaagataCTGGAAGATTGCCAATGAATCCAGATCTCAGATGCCACCAGCCCCGTGCAGTGCCTGCTTGCCCTAA
- the GUSB gene encoding beta-glucuronidase isoform X3: MRLLLCACCVLLGWRPAGALDSGMLYPRESSSRELKDLSGLWSFRADWSEQRNAGFVEQWYSRPLRQWVNGVEVTEHEGGHLPFEVEISEILHRSPKEPCRITMAINNTLTPHTLPPGTIQYMDDESMYPKGYFVQNTRFDFFNYAGIHRPVLLYTTPLAYIDDITVTMALKGNVGLVRYLVSVRGSSDYFLSLTLYDSDRFAVATGNGSAGELKVMDPFLWWPYLMNERPGYLYSLKAPEAFLEPPGGRKRLPRLQSPSGTGLSDVSGLPELPITLSAVVDGSISEDTYVQPVGIRTIFVARNQFLINGKPFYFHGVNKHEDADIRGKGLDWPLIMKDFNLLHWLGANSFRTSHYPYAEEIMELCDAYGIVVIDESPGVGMRDSLNFGNQSLQHHLVVMEELIRRDKNRPSVVMWSVANEPASELPVAAYYFKTVIAHTKALDPTRPVTFVSNANYLRDQGAPYVDVICVNSYFSWYHDAGHLEVIQPQLKTQFENWYTTHQKPIIQSEYGADTISGFHADPPLMFSEEYQEAVLKEYHAVLDQKKEEYVIGELIWNFADFMTEQGVTRVMGNKKGIFTRQRQPKAAAFVLKKRYWKIANESRSQMPPAPCSACLP, translated from the exons ATGAGGTTGCTGCTTTGTGCTTGCTGTGTCCTGCTGGGATGGCGTCCGGCTGGAGCCCTGGACAGTGGGATGCTCTACCCACGGGAGTCATCCTCCAGGGAGCTGAAGGATCTCAGCGGCCTCTGGAGCTTCAGGGCAGACTGGTCAGAGCAAAGGAATGCAGGATTCGTGGAGCAGTGGTACAGCCGGCCACTTCGGCAG TGGGTGAATGGAGTGGAAGTCACTGAGCACGAAGGAGGACACCTCCCTTTTGAAGTGGAGATCAGTGAAATCTTGCATAGGAGTCCCAAAGAGCCCTGCCGCATCACCATGGCAATCAATAACACTCTGACACCGCACACACTGCCTCCAGGAACAATTCAGTATATGGATGATGAGTCCAT GTATCCAAAGGGCTACTTTGTTCAAAACACAAGATTTGATTTCTTCAACTATGCTGGAATTCACCGCCCCGTCTTACTCTACACCACACCCTTGGCCTACATTGACGATATCACAGTAACCATGGCCTTGAAGGGAAATGTTG GCCTGGTTCGTTATTTGGTGTCTGTACGAGGAAGCTCAGACTACTTTTTATCCCTGACTTTGTATGACAGTGACCGTTTTGCCGTAGCAACAGGAAACGGGTCAGCTGGTGAACTGAAAGTGATGGATCCTTTTCTCTGGTGGCCCTACTTGATGAACGAACGTCCTGGATACCTCTACTCCTTGAAG gctccggaggcttttcttgagcctccgggagggcgaaaacggctccccaggctccagagcccctCTGGAACGGGCCTATCAGACGTTTCTggtcttcctgaacttccg ATCACGCTTTCCGCCGTTGTGGATGGCTCCATCTCTGAAGACACCTATGTGCAGCCAGTTGGTATCcgaaccatctttgttgctcgcaACCAGTTTCTTATTAATGGGAAACCATTCTATTTTCACGGGGTCAACAAACATGAAGATGCTGAT ATCCGTGGCAAGGGCCTCGACTGGCCTCTGATCATGAAGGATTTCAACCTTCTGCACTGGCTGGGAGCCAATTCCTTTCGCACCAGCCATTATCCGTATGCTGAGGAGATCATGGAGCTTTGTGATGCTTATGGCATTGTCGTGATTGACGAGAGCCCAGGAGTAGGCATGCGTGACAG TCTGAACTTTGGAAACCAGTCTCTGCAACACCACCTTGTTGTGATGGAAGAGCTGATCCGGCGGGACAAAAACCGACCCTCGGTTGTGATGTGGTCAGTAGCCAATGAGCCAGCCTCAGAGTTGCCTGTGGCTGCTTACTACTTCAA GACAGTGATAGCCCACACCAAAGCTTTGGACCCCACCCGGCCTGTGACATTTGTCTCAAATGCTAATTACCTCCGAGATCAGGGG GCACCTTATGTGGATGTCATCTGTGTGAATAGCTACTTCTCCTGGTACCATGATGCAGGACACCTGGAAGTGATCCAGCCGCAGCTGAAGACACAGTTTGAGAACTGGTATACTACCCACCAAAAGCCCATCATTCAGAGTGAATATGGAGCTGACACCATCAGCGGCTTTCATGCT GACCCCCCTCTCATGTTCTCTGAGGAATACCAGGAAGCTGTACTCAAGGAGTATCATGCTGTCTTAGATCAAAAGAAGGAGGAGTACGTGATTGGAGAGCTCATCTGGAATTTTGCCGATTTTATGACAGAACAAG GGGTGACACGCGTCATGGGTAACAAGAAAGGGATTTTCACTCGCCAACGCCAACCGAAAGCCGCTgcctttgttttgaaaaaaagataCTGGAAGATTGCCAATGAATCCAGATCTCAGATGCCACCAGCCCCGTGCAGTGCCTGCTTGCCCTAA
- the GUSB gene encoding beta-glucuronidase isoform X4 has product MRLLLCACCVLLGWRPAGALDSGMLYPRESSSRELKDLSGLWSFRADWSEQRNAGFVEQWYSRPLRQTGPVMDMPVPASFNDITQDPKLRRFIGWVWYEKEVLPPARWFLRDTGTRIVLRIGSAHYYSVVWVNGVEVTEHEGGHLPFEVEISEILHRSPKEPCRITMAINNTLTPHTLPPGTIQYMDDESMYPKGYFVQNTRFDFFNYAGIHRPVLLYTTPLAYIDDITVTMALKGNVGLVRYLVSVRGSSDYFLSLTLYDSDRFAVATGNGSAGELKVMDPFLWWPYLMNERPGYLYSLKAPEAFLEPPGGRKRLPRLQSPSGTGLSDVSGLPELPITLSAVVDGSISEDTYVQPVGIRTIFVARNQFLINGKPFYFHGVNKHEDADIRGKGLDWPLIMKDFNLLHWLGANSFRTSHYPYAEEIMELCDAYGIVVIDESPGVGMRDSLNFGNQSLQHHLVVMEELIRRDKNRPSVVMWSVANEPASELPVAAYYFKTVIAHTKALDPTRPVTFVSNANYLRDQGAPYVDVICVNSYFSWYHDAGHLEVIQPQLKTQFENWYTTHQKPIIQSEYGADTISGFHAG; this is encoded by the exons ATGAGGTTGCTGCTTTGTGCTTGCTGTGTCCTGCTGGGATGGCGTCCGGCTGGAGCCCTGGACAGTGGGATGCTCTACCCACGGGAGTCATCCTCCAGGGAGCTGAAGGATCTCAGCGGCCTCTGGAGCTTCAGGGCAGACTGGTCAGAGCAAAGGAATGCAGGATTCGTGGAGCAGTGGTACAGCCGGCCACTTCGGCAG ACAGGGCCTGTGATGGACATGCCAGTCCCTGCCAGCTTCAATGACATAACTCAAGATCCAAAGTTGCGGAGATTTATTGGCTGGGTGTGGTACGAGAAAGAGGTGCTTCCACCGGCTCGCTGGTTCTTGAGAGATACTGGGACTCGTATTGTGCTCCGAATTGGCAGTGCACACTACTACTCTGTTGTG TGGGTGAATGGAGTGGAAGTCACTGAGCACGAAGGAGGACACCTCCCTTTTGAAGTGGAGATCAGTGAAATCTTGCATAGGAGTCCCAAAGAGCCCTGCCGCATCACCATGGCAATCAATAACACTCTGACACCGCACACACTGCCTCCAGGAACAATTCAGTATATGGATGATGAGTCCAT GTATCCAAAGGGCTACTTTGTTCAAAACACAAGATTTGATTTCTTCAACTATGCTGGAATTCACCGCCCCGTCTTACTCTACACCACACCCTTGGCCTACATTGACGATATCACAGTAACCATGGCCTTGAAGGGAAATGTTG GCCTGGTTCGTTATTTGGTGTCTGTACGAGGAAGCTCAGACTACTTTTTATCCCTGACTTTGTATGACAGTGACCGTTTTGCCGTAGCAACAGGAAACGGGTCAGCTGGTGAACTGAAAGTGATGGATCCTTTTCTCTGGTGGCCCTACTTGATGAACGAACGTCCTGGATACCTCTACTCCTTGAAG gctccggaggcttttcttgagcctccgggagggcgaaaacggctccccaggctccagagcccctCTGGAACGGGCCTATCAGACGTTTCTggtcttcctgaacttccg ATCACGCTTTCCGCCGTTGTGGATGGCTCCATCTCTGAAGACACCTATGTGCAGCCAGTTGGTATCcgaaccatctttgttgctcgcaACCAGTTTCTTATTAATGGGAAACCATTCTATTTTCACGGGGTCAACAAACATGAAGATGCTGAT ATCCGTGGCAAGGGCCTCGACTGGCCTCTGATCATGAAGGATTTCAACCTTCTGCACTGGCTGGGAGCCAATTCCTTTCGCACCAGCCATTATCCGTATGCTGAGGAGATCATGGAGCTTTGTGATGCTTATGGCATTGTCGTGATTGACGAGAGCCCAGGAGTAGGCATGCGTGACAG TCTGAACTTTGGAAACCAGTCTCTGCAACACCACCTTGTTGTGATGGAAGAGCTGATCCGGCGGGACAAAAACCGACCCTCGGTTGTGATGTGGTCAGTAGCCAATGAGCCAGCCTCAGAGTTGCCTGTGGCTGCTTACTACTTCAA GACAGTGATAGCCCACACCAAAGCTTTGGACCCCACCCGGCCTGTGACATTTGTCTCAAATGCTAATTACCTCCGAGATCAGGGG GCACCTTATGTGGATGTCATCTGTGTGAATAGCTACTTCTCCTGGTACCATGATGCAGGACACCTGGAAGTGATCCAGCCGCAGCTGAAGACACAGTTTGAGAACTGGTATACTACCCACCAAAAGCCCATCATTCAGAGTGAATATGGAGCTGACACCATCAGCGGCTTTCATGCT GGGTGA
- the GUSB gene encoding beta-glucuronidase isoform X2: protein MRLLLCACCVLLGWRPAGALDSGMLYPRESSSRELKDLSGLWSFRADWSEQRNAGFVEQWYSRPLRQTGPVMDMPVPASFNDITQDPKLRRFIGWVWYEKEVLPPARWFLRDTGTRIVLRIGSAHYYSVVWVNGVEVTEHEGGHLPFEVEISEILHRSPKEPCRITMAINNTLTPHTLPPGTIQYMDDESMYPKGYFVQNTRFDFFNYAGIHRPVLLYTTPLAYIDDITVTMALKGNVGLVRYLVSVRGSSDYFLSLTLYDSDRFAVATGNGSAGELKVMDPFLWWPYLMNERPGYLYSLKITLSAVVDGSISEDTYVQPVGIRTIFVARNQFLINGKPFYFHGVNKHEDADIRGKGLDWPLIMKDFNLLHWLGANSFRTSHYPYAEEIMELCDAYGIVVIDESPGVGMRDSLNFGNQSLQHHLVVMEELIRRDKNRPSVVMWSVANEPASELPVAAYYFKTVIAHTKALDPTRPVTFVSNANYLRDQGAPYVDVICVNSYFSWYHDAGHLEVIQPQLKTQFENWYTTHQKPIIQSEYGADTISGFHADPPLMFSEEYQEAVLKEYHAVLDQKKEEYVIGELIWNFADFMTEQGVTRVMGNKKGIFTRQRQPKAAAFVLKKRYWKIANESRSQMPPAPCSACLP, encoded by the exons ATGAGGTTGCTGCTTTGTGCTTGCTGTGTCCTGCTGGGATGGCGTCCGGCTGGAGCCCTGGACAGTGGGATGCTCTACCCACGGGAGTCATCCTCCAGGGAGCTGAAGGATCTCAGCGGCCTCTGGAGCTTCAGGGCAGACTGGTCAGAGCAAAGGAATGCAGGATTCGTGGAGCAGTGGTACAGCCGGCCACTTCGGCAG ACAGGGCCTGTGATGGACATGCCAGTCCCTGCCAGCTTCAATGACATAACTCAAGATCCAAAGTTGCGGAGATTTATTGGCTGGGTGTGGTACGAGAAAGAGGTGCTTCCACCGGCTCGCTGGTTCTTGAGAGATACTGGGACTCGTATTGTGCTCCGAATTGGCAGTGCACACTACTACTCTGTTGTG TGGGTGAATGGAGTGGAAGTCACTGAGCACGAAGGAGGACACCTCCCTTTTGAAGTGGAGATCAGTGAAATCTTGCATAGGAGTCCCAAAGAGCCCTGCCGCATCACCATGGCAATCAATAACACTCTGACACCGCACACACTGCCTCCAGGAACAATTCAGTATATGGATGATGAGTCCAT GTATCCAAAGGGCTACTTTGTTCAAAACACAAGATTTGATTTCTTCAACTATGCTGGAATTCACCGCCCCGTCTTACTCTACACCACACCCTTGGCCTACATTGACGATATCACAGTAACCATGGCCTTGAAGGGAAATGTTG GCCTGGTTCGTTATTTGGTGTCTGTACGAGGAAGCTCAGACTACTTTTTATCCCTGACTTTGTATGACAGTGACCGTTTTGCCGTAGCAACAGGAAACGGGTCAGCTGGTGAACTGAAAGTGATGGATCCTTTTCTCTGGTGGCCCTACTTGATGAACGAACGTCCTGGATACCTCTACTCCTTGAAG ATCACGCTTTCCGCCGTTGTGGATGGCTCCATCTCTGAAGACACCTATGTGCAGCCAGTTGGTATCcgaaccatctttgttgctcgcaACCAGTTTCTTATTAATGGGAAACCATTCTATTTTCACGGGGTCAACAAACATGAAGATGCTGAT ATCCGTGGCAAGGGCCTCGACTGGCCTCTGATCATGAAGGATTTCAACCTTCTGCACTGGCTGGGAGCCAATTCCTTTCGCACCAGCCATTATCCGTATGCTGAGGAGATCATGGAGCTTTGTGATGCTTATGGCATTGTCGTGATTGACGAGAGCCCAGGAGTAGGCATGCGTGACAG TCTGAACTTTGGAAACCAGTCTCTGCAACACCACCTTGTTGTGATGGAAGAGCTGATCCGGCGGGACAAAAACCGACCCTCGGTTGTGATGTGGTCAGTAGCCAATGAGCCAGCCTCAGAGTTGCCTGTGGCTGCTTACTACTTCAA GACAGTGATAGCCCACACCAAAGCTTTGGACCCCACCCGGCCTGTGACATTTGTCTCAAATGCTAATTACCTCCGAGATCAGGGG GCACCTTATGTGGATGTCATCTGTGTGAATAGCTACTTCTCCTGGTACCATGATGCAGGACACCTGGAAGTGATCCAGCCGCAGCTGAAGACACAGTTTGAGAACTGGTATACTACCCACCAAAAGCCCATCATTCAGAGTGAATATGGAGCTGACACCATCAGCGGCTTTCATGCT GACCCCCCTCTCATGTTCTCTGAGGAATACCAGGAAGCTGTACTCAAGGAGTATCATGCTGTCTTAGATCAAAAGAAGGAGGAGTACGTGATTGGAGAGCTCATCTGGAATTTTGCCGATTTTATGACAGAACAAG GGGTGACACGCGTCATGGGTAACAAGAAAGGGATTTTCACTCGCCAACGCCAACCGAAAGCCGCTgcctttgttttgaaaaaaagataCTGGAAGATTGCCAATGAATCCAGATCTCAGATGCCACCAGCCCCGTGCAGTGCCTGCTTGCCCTAA